A genomic region of Zingiber officinale cultivar Zhangliang unplaced genomic scaffold, Zo_v1.1 ctg133, whole genome shotgun sequence contains the following coding sequences:
- the LOC122036081 gene encoding translation initiation factor IF-2-like: MDPHRRAAATYAVAAATFIAPAPVREITAAVAHATAAAARAADNAACAAAADAVAAAANAANDPVSDPAPAVVVPVAADPADLAVIPSTRPSRQQPPLIPSATLAPRRSLRKRRRN; this comes from the coding sequence ATGGATCCCCACCGCCGCGCCGCCGCGACCTATGCAGTTGCTGCTGCGACCTTTATAGCTCCCGCCCCCGTCCGCGAGATAACTGCCGCCGTGGCCCACGCAACTGCCGCCGCGGCCCGTGCAGCCGACAACGCGGCCTGCGCAGCTGCAGCCGATGCAGTTGCCGCCGCGGCCAACGCAGCTAACGATCCCGTCAGCGACCCAGCTCCTGCCGTCGTCGTCCCCGTCGCCGCCGACCCCGCTGATCTCGCCGTGATCCCATCAACAAGGCCATCCCGTCAACAACCCCCACTGATCCCGTCAGCAACCCTCGCCCCCCGTCGATCCCTTCGAAAACGTCGCCGCAACTGA
- the LOC122036098 gene encoding sucrose synthase 7-like, with translation MAGRRNIKRSDSIAEGLPEALKQIRYQMKRCFARYVSKGKRIMKNKQLMEEFDSTLDDKHEKTKLMEGFLGLIICATQEAVVIPPLVAFAVRRFPGIWEYVKVHSEDLQADDITASEYLKYKERIYDETWANDENALEVDFGAFDLTTPHLTLPSSIGNGMQSISKFLSSRLTENPSNSKPLFDYLLALNYRGQSLMINSTLKTVIRLQTALILAEEHVRALPKNTPFDMFAHRFEEWGLEKGWGDTAERVRETLSCLSEVLQAPDPVSIQKFFSRVPTIFDVVIFSPHGYFGQADVLGLPDTGGQVVYILDQVRAFEEELLLRIKQQGLTVKPRILVVTRLIPEAKGTKCNQELEAVLNTKHSHILRVPFRTDSKVVSQWVSRFDIYPYLERYAQDATAKVLDILEGKPDLIIGNYTDGNLVASLMASKLGVTQSTIAHALEKTKYENSDVKWKELDAKYHFSCQFTADIISMNSSDFIITSTYQEIAGSKDRPGQYESHNAFTMPGLCRFTSGINVFEPKFNIASPGADQSVYFPYTQKQSRITAFQPAIEELLYRKADNDEHIGFLADRKKPIIFSMARLDTVKNITGLVEWYGKNGRLRELVNLVVVAGFLDPSKSKDREEISEIKKMHALISKHQLTGQIRWIAAQSDRVRNGELYRFIADTKGAFVQPALYEAFGLTVIEAMNCGLPTFATNQGGPAEIIVDGVSGFHIDPTNGEEASNKIADFFAKCRDDGGYWNKISSAGLERINECYTWKIYANKVLNMGSIYSFWRKLHKEEKHAKQRYTQLLFNLQFRNMAKSVPLAVDQAKPPPPATARILSRPPSQITTRRTQSRIQRIFG, from the exons ATGGCCGGCCGGCGCAACATTAAGAGGTCAGATAGCATTGCTGAGGGCTTGCCTGAAGCTCTAAAACAAATTCGATACCAGATGAAGCGGTGTTTTGCGAG GTATGTTTCAAAGGGGAAGAGAATTATGAAGAACAAACAACTGATGGAAGAGTTTGATAGCACATTGGATGACAAGCATGAGAAGACCAAGCTAATGGAAGGATTTCTTGGCTTGATCATTTGTGCAACTCAG GAAGCAGTTGTCATTCCTCCATTGGTTGCATTCGCTGTGCGGCGATTTCCTGGAATATGGGAGTATGTTAAGGTCCATTCAGAGGATTTGCAAGCTGATGATATCACTGCTTCTGAGTACCTCAAGTATAAAGAAAGAATATATGACGAAACTTG GGCCAATGACGAGAATGCACTAGAGGTAGATTTTGGGGCATTCGATCTGACAACACCTCACCTCACGCTGCCTTCCTCTATAGGAAATGGCATGCAATCCATATCCAAATTCCTGTCATCAAGATTGACTGAGAATCCAAGCAATTCCAAGCCATTGTTCGACTATTTGCTGGCCCTTAATTACAGAGGACAA AGCTTAATGATCAATAGCACCCTCAAAACAGTGATCAGACTTCAGACTGCGCTAATCTTGGCAGAAGAGCATGTTCGTGCTCTTCCTAAGAACACACCATTCGACATGTTTGCGCACAG ATTCGAAGAATGGGGATTGGAGAAAGGATGGGGTGACACAGCTGAAAGGGTTAGGGAAACACTCAGTTGTCTCTCTGAGGTCCTCCAAGCCCCAGATCCTGTCAGCATAcagaaatttttcagtagggttcCTACAATCTTTGACGTTGTAATCTTTTCTCCACATGGCTATTTCGGGCAAGCAGATGTTCTTGGCTTGCCTGATACCGGTGGCCAG GTTGTATACATTCTAGACCAAGTGAGAGCTTTCGAAGAAGAATTGCTGCTCAGGATCAAACAGCAAGGGCTAACAGTTAAACCTCGAATTCTCGTG GTAACCAGGCTGATACCGGAAGCCAAGGGGACTAAGTGCAACCAAGAACTGGAAGCAGTTCTGAACACCAAGCACTCGCACATCCTTCGCGTGCCATTTCGGACCGACAGTAAAGTTGTAAGCCAATGGGTTTCGCGGTTCGACATCTACCCCTACCTCGAGCGATATGCGCAG GATGCTACTGCGAAAGTTCTTGACATTTTAGAGGGGAAACCAGACCTGATCATTGGGAATTACACTGATGGTAACCTTGTCGCATCTCTCATGGCAAGCAAACTCGGAGTCACTCAG AGTACTATAGCTCACGCTCTTGAGAAAACCAAGTATGAGAATTCTGATGTGAAGTGGAAGGAACTGGATGCCAAGTATCACTTTTCCTGTCAATTCACAGCTGATATCATCTCAATGAACTCTAGTGATTTCATCATCACAAGTACATACCAGGAAATTGCAGGAAG TAAGGACAGGCCCGGGCAGTATGAGAGCCACAATGCATTCACCATGCCTGGACTATGCCGATTCACATCCGGCATCAATGTCTTCGAGCCCAAGTTCAACATAGCTTCTCCCGGCGCCGATCAATCTGTCTACTTCCCCTACACCCAGAAGCAGAGTCGGATCACTGCATTTCAACCTGCCATTGAGGAGCTCCTCTACAGAAAAGCAGACAATGATGAACACAT AGGTTTCCTTGCTGATAGAAAGAAACCGATCATCTTCTCCATGGCAAGGCTGGATACGGTGAAGAACATAACCGGGTTGGTGGAGTGGTACGGGAAGAACGGCAGGCTGAGGGAGCTGGTGAACCTCGTCGTCGTCGCGGGATTCCTCGACCCCTCCAAGTCCAAGGACAGGGAAGAGATTAGCGAGATCAAGAAGATGCATGCTCTCATTTCCAAGCACCAATTAACCGGCCAAATACGTTGGATTGCTGCACAGAGTGATCGTGTCAGGAATGGCGAGCTCTACCGCTTCATTGCAGACACCAAAGGAGCTTTCGTTCAG CCTGCGTTGTACGAAGCATTTGGTCTCACGGTGATCGAGGCCATGAACTGTGGCCTGCCGACGTTTGCGACCAACCAAGGAGGACCGGCGGAGATCATCGTCGACGGCGTCTCCGGTTTCCACATCGATCCCACCAACGGCGAGGAAGCAAGCAACAAGATTGCAGATTTCTTCGCCAAGTGCAGAGACGACGGCGGCTACTGGAACAAGATCTCCTCCGCCGGGCTGGAACGCATCAATGAATG CTATACCTGGAAGATCTATGCGAACAaagtgctgaacatgggatcgaTCTATAGCTTCTGGAGGAAGCTGCACAAGGAAGAGAAGCACGCCAAACAACGTTACACACAGCTCCTGTTCAATCTCCAGTTCAGAAACATG GCAAAGAGTGTTCCGCTTGCGGTTGATCAAGCAAAGCCGCCGCCTCCAGCGACAGCCAGGATCCTGTCCAGGCCTCCATCTCAGATTACAACAAG GCGCACCCAATCACGAATACAAAG GATCTTCGGTTAG
- the LOC122036099 gene encoding trihelix transcription factor ASR3-like codes for MSEGTEPSSSSLALLHHHHHHPQQQQTPPPPPPSTASPSVAGAIVRGYRKGNWTLHETLILITAKRLDDERRAGGSSSSAHCSPSASTPAAAVPRSAEQRWKWVENYCWRNGCLRSQNQCNDKWDNLLRDYKKVRGYEARVAAAHAGELPSYWAMERHERKERNLPTNLAAEVFEALTDVLGRRAARRANAAATPVSTLPPAPIPLSPPRFPQPPVIPTAPPPLPEPAAAPPTLPPGHPSASVEMSSDSSESENDDGAGTAEPEAKRQRLGSSVVRSATVLARTLLACEEKREQRHRELVELEERRLRLEEDRTEMRRQGFAGLISAVNSLSGAIHALVADYRNGNHR; via the exons ATGTCCGAAGGCACCGAACCCTCCTCCTCTTCCCTAGCCCTCCTCCATCACCACCATCACCACCCACAGCAGCAAcagacgccgccgccgccgccgccttcgACGGCTTCCCCCTCCGTCGCAGGTGCCATCGTCCGTGGCTATCGAAAGGGCAACTGGACCCTCCACGAGACTCTCATCCTCATCACCGCCAAGCGCCTCGACGACGAGCGCCGCGCTGGCGGGTCATCCTCCTCCGCCCATTGCTCCCCCTCCGCCTCCACCCCTGCCGCTGCCGTGCCCAGGTCGGCGGAGCAGCGGTGGAAGTGGGTGGAGAACTACTGCTGGCGCAACGGGTGCCTGCGGAGCCAGAACCAGTGCAATGACAAATGGGACAACCTCCTTCGCGACTACAAAAAGGTGCGCGGCTACGAGGCCCGTGTCGCGGCCGCCCACGCGGGGGAGTTGCCCTCCTACTGGGCCATGGAGCGGCACGAGCGCAAGGAGCGCAACCTCCCCACCAACCTCGCAGCTGAGGTCTTCGAGGCTTTGACCGACGTCCTAGGTCGCCGCGCTGCACGCCGGGCGAACGCCGCCGCCACTCCCGTCTCTACTCTCCCTCCGGCGCCTATTCCGCTCTCACCGCCTCGATTTCCGCAACCCCCTGTAATCCCGACGGCGCCTCCACCTCTTCCGGAGCCGGCGGCGGCGCCACCCACACTGCCGCCAGGGCATCCGTCCGCTTCGG TGGAGATGTCGTCGGATTCGTCGGAGTCGGAGAACGACGACGGAGCGGGAACGGCGGAGCCGGAGGCGAAGAGGCAGAGGCTGGGTTCGAGCGTGGTCCGTAGCGCAACGGTTCTGGCCCGCACGCTGCTCGCCTGCGAGGAGAAGCGGGAGCAGCGCCACCGCGAACTGGTGGAGCTGGAGGAGCGGCGGCTGCGGCTAGAGGAGGATCGGACGGAGATGCGGCGCCAGGGATTTGCCGGCCTCATCTCTGCCGTCAACAGCCTCTCCGGGGCCATCCATGCCCTCGTCGCCGATTACCGCAATGGCAACCACCGATGA